GCAGGGCGGACACGCTCGGCACCCGGTAGTCGCGGCGCTGCCGCACCGAGACCACCCGCGGGTGCGGGTCGGTCGCCTCGACGCCCTCGGCGCCGCCGAAGCGCTCGTCGGCCTCGTCCGGGTCGATCGACTCCACGTCCCAAGGTGTGACCTCGCCGTAGGCGTCGAGCAGCTGCTCGTCGTAGGCGAACGAGGCGTTGTTCAACGCGACGTACGCCTGCCAGACGTTGTCGTCGTCGATCCGGCCCTCGGCGGCGCGAACGGCGGCCAGGTGGGCGCGGGCGGCGGCGATCACGCGCTCGAGAGCGGCGTCCAGCTCACCGTGCTGGTCGGTCATGTGAGGCAGTCCCTTCGCGATGGGGGAGGATCCGCGTCGCCAGTGACGCCGCGGACACGGTTAGCAACTGCGGAGAAACCGGTCGAGAACCCGCACGCCGAACTGTAGCCCGTCCACCGGAACCCGCTCGTCGATGCCATGGAACAGGCCGGAGAAATTGAGGTCGGCGGGCAGCCGCAGCGGCGCGAACCCGAAGCAGCGGATGCCGAGCTGGGAGAAGGCCTTGGCGTCCGTGCCACCGGAGAGCATGTACGGCACTGCCCGGGCGCCCGGGTCCTCGGCGCGCAGCGCGGCGGACATCGCGTCGACCAGGTCGCCGTCGAAGGTGGTCTCCAGGGCGGGCTGCCGCTGGATGTACTCGATGGCGATGTCCGGGCCGACCAGCTCGCGCAGCTGCTGCTCCAGCAGCTCCGACTGGCCGGGCAGGCTGCGGCAGTCGATGGTGGCGGTGGCCCGGCCGGGGATGACGTTGTCCTTGTAGCCGGCGGCCAGCCGGGTCGGGTTGGCGGTGTTGCGGATGGTCGCGCCGATGATGTTGGCGATCGGGCCGAGCTTGGCGATGGCGGTCTCCGGGTCCTCCGGGTCCAGCTCCACGCCGAGCAGGTCGGAGACCTCCTCCAGGAACGCCCGCACGGTGTCGGTGACCACCACCGGGAAGCGGTGCCGGCCGATCCGGGCGACGGCCTCGGCCAGCGCGGTGACCGCGTTGTCGTCGTGCACCATCGAGCCGTGGCCGGGGCGGCCCTTGGCGTGCAGCCGCAGCCAGTCGATGCCCTTCTCGGCGGTCTCGATGAGGTAGAGCCGCTGGGACTCGTTGACCGAGTAGGAGAAGCCGCCGACCTCGCCGATCGCCTCGGTGCACCCGTCGAACAGGCCCCGGTGCCGCTGGGCGAGGAAGTGCGCGCCGTAGTCGCTGCCGGCTTCCTCGTCGGCGGTGAAGGCGAGCACGATGTCCCGCGCCGGGCGGACCCCGGCGCGCTGCCAGTCGCGGACCACGGCGAGCACCATGGCGTCGAAGTCCTTCATGTCGATCGCGCCCCGACCCCACAGGTAGCCGTCGCGGATCTCGCCGGAGAACGGGTGCACCGACCACTCGCCCGGGTCGGCGGGGACCACGTCGAGGTGGCCGTGCACCAGGAGCGCGTCCCGGCCCGGGTCGGTGCCGGGGATCCGGGCGACGAGGTTGGCCCGGCCGGGCGCCGACTCGTGGATCTCCGCGTCGACGCCGACCTCGGCCAGCTTCTCCGCCACGTACTCGGCGGCGCGGCGCTCGCCGACGCTGGTGTCGTTGTCCCCGGTGTTGGTGGTGTCGATGCGCAGCAGATCGCGACAGAGGTCGACGACCTCGTCGGTGGGGTCGGGTCGGGCGGAAGCGGCGTCGCTCGTCATGGGCCCTTCATACCAGCCGGGTCGGCCCGGTGGCGCGCCCCGCCCGGCTCCCGGCGCGCTCGCCGACGGTCCGCCACGGCGTACGGCCCGGTTTAGCGCGCGCGGCGTCCGGGTACCGGCGCAGTCGTCCCCGCACCGCCCACCGGGCCGCCGGCCCCCGCCGGCCACGAGTCGAGGAGGGCACCATGACCGTTCCCCTGCCGCCGCTGCCACCCGCCGCCGACGACGCGTACCGGCCCGGCGGCTCCAGCGTGGACGACCTCGTCGACCGGGAGCACCGGCAGCTGCTCGGCCTGGCCGACCAGGTCACCGACCCGGACCTGGCCGCGGAGCGCCGGCGCGAGGTGGTCGACGTGCTCACCGCCGCGGTGTCCCGGCACCTCTCCGCCGAGGAGCAGTACCTCTTCCCCGCCGCCCGGGCCGCCGTGCCGGACAGCGCCGAGCTGGTCGACCGGGAGATCGAGGGCGACGCCGCGCTGCTCACCGCCCTGAAGGGACTGTCCGGACCGGACGACCCGGCGCTGGCCGAGGTGGCCGACCGGGTACGCCGACACGTCGCCAGGGTGGCCGCGCTGGTGGCGCCGCTGCGCGAGGTGGCCACCGACGCCGAGCTGATCCGGCTGGGCAACCGCTGGCAGATCGCCGAGGAGGCGGCGCCGACCCGGCCGCACCCCGGCACCCCGGCCACCCCGCCGTGGAACAAGATCGTGGAACCGGCGGTGGGCGTGGTGGACAAGCTCCGGGACGCGGTGACCGGCCGGCGCACCCAGCTGGCGGACCTGGAGCGGCAGCCGAAGGCCTGACCCGGCCCCCGTACGCATCGGGCGAGGCCGATGCCGTTCGGCCCTTCCATCCATCGTTGCGTGGCCCTACGGTCACCGTATGAATCTGGAGCTGCGACACCTGCGGGTGGTCTGCGCGATCGCGGAGACGGGGAGCGTGACCAAGGCGGCCTCCTCGCTCGGCCTGGCCCAGCCGGCCCTGACCGCCCAGCTCCAGCGCATCGAGCGGATCCTGGGCGGCCCGCTGTTCGAGCGGGACCGCCGGGGTGCCCGCCCCACCGCGCTGGGCGAGCTGGTGCTGGCCCGGGCCCGGGTGCTGCTGCCGGCGGTGAAGGGCCTGCAGGACGAGGCGGCGCGGCTGGCCGGGGCGGGCGACCCGCTGGGCCGGTACCGGTTCGGCGGGGTGAACAGCCCGATCCTCGGCCGGCTGGTGCACCGGCTCGCCGCCGAGCAGCCCCAGCTGCAGATCACCACGTACGCCTCCTGGTCGGTGGACGAACTGGCCCAGCTCGTGGCCGGTGGGCGGCTGGACTTCGCGCTCACCGGGGTCTGCGGCGCCGCGACCCCGTCGGCGGAGTTCGGGCTGAGCTGGGGGGAGGTCGCCGTCGACCCGGTCCTCGTGCTG
The window above is part of the Micromonospora inositola genome. Proteins encoded here:
- a CDS encoding M20/M25/M40 family metallo-hydrolase; this translates as MTSDAASARPDPTDEVVDLCRDLLRIDTTNTGDNDTSVGERRAAEYVAEKLAEVGVDAEIHESAPGRANLVARIPGTDPGRDALLVHGHLDVVPADPGEWSVHPFSGEIRDGYLWGRGAIDMKDFDAMVLAVVRDWQRAGVRPARDIVLAFTADEEAGSDYGAHFLAQRHRGLFDGCTEAIGEVGGFSYSVNESQRLYLIETAEKGIDWLRLHAKGRPGHGSMVHDDNAVTALAEAVARIGRHRFPVVVTDTVRAFLEEVSDLLGVELDPEDPETAIAKLGPIANIIGATIRNTANPTRLAAGYKDNVIPGRATATIDCRSLPGQSELLEQQLRELVGPDIAIEYIQRQPALETTFDGDLVDAMSAALRAEDPGARAVPYMLSGGTDAKAFSQLGIRCFGFAPLRLPADLNFSGLFHGIDERVPVDGLQFGVRVLDRFLRSC
- a CDS encoding LysR family transcriptional regulator, coding for MNLELRHLRVVCAIAETGSVTKAASSLGLAQPALTAQLQRIERILGGPLFERDRRGARPTALGELVLARARVLLPAVKGLQDEAARLAGAGDPLGRYRFGGVNSPILGRLVHRLAAEQPQLQITTYASWSVDELAQLVAGGRLDFALTGVCGAATPSAEFGLSWGEVAVDPVLVLLPQTHPMADREEVRLGDLRREQWVAAPGDGCFGDCFAAACARAGFTPRKVYETDVRGCMDLVEAGEAVALCQATFRPVTGLVTRRLAGTPLRWRLLLGWHPDAPAARAAETVLETAVAAYTDSLAPHPDYLAWLLRHPDFGAHPSAAGAPGGVRTA
- a CDS encoding hemerythrin domain-containing protein produces the protein MTVPLPPLPPAADDAYRPGGSSVDDLVDREHRQLLGLADQVTDPDLAAERRREVVDVLTAAVSRHLSAEEQYLFPAARAAVPDSAELVDREIEGDAALLTALKGLSGPDDPALAEVADRVRRHVARVAALVAPLREVATDAELIRLGNRWQIAEEAAPTRPHPGTPATPPWNKIVEPAVGVVDKLRDAVTGRRTQLADLERQPKA